The genomic window TCCAAAAAGTAATGTTACAAAAGTGATCATAAAGAGatgaaaactatatttttcaagaaaatcaacataaattaataataatatatatatcaactatgttatatgtaagaaacttcaatgaaaaataattctaatatttttttcttcttcttaaattcGTATTAGTTCTTGTTTGAAattaattcaatatttttactgtatcaaaaaagtttgtgttgttttctttacATGATAATTGATTTTTACTTGGAATTTGTttctagaaaaatattttatataatgaaaaaaatcttatactttcatataaattaaaaaggttaagaaattagagaaatctctctataaatttataaataataatttatcgataaattaataattttacggtctcaacattattaatttatagagatccCAAAATTAATAcctttataaatttataaatttttgtttaacaaaaaaatagcgACGCAAACATTTAAAGATGGTTAATAGATTGGAgtctaaaataaattattattttgaaaaaaaataattaaactaatcATATGGAATCGAAATGTTTACAACACTCAtaattgttgttgatttcGTTGGATATGCCTTTTGTCGATTGAATCCACTTTGCAACTCAAAAGTCAATTTCTTTGTCTACTTATATAACATCATCTTATTGATGGAAAAATTAGGTGgaaaattcaccaaaaaatattctattaTTGCAAACGACAAATTGtttatttagatttaaaataagaaatccTAACCATTTTTTAAGTTTCGTAAAACACTTGTGAGTTTTGGGTTCAGAATCTCGTTGCttggacaaaacaaaatcaccaGTTCACCAATCgtttaataaaacataaatgaatGAGAAATAGAGTGTTATACACTGTTTATTATCACAACAATTGGCATTATTTTTATCACACGACCAATCTCAAATGATCAAGAATTAATCCACTTCATTTACTTACCTTGAAGTCGAAGTGTGAATGCTTGTAACGAGAGAAGGACTTGTTTCAACCTCTCCTTAGTCACTTCATCGACAAGGTTTCCTTCTGCATCAAATTTCTGAGGTGGCTGAAATGCATTGAGAGTAAACTCGggtttgttgatgaaatgaaGATCAAGGAAGACTCCGATTTGTCGAAGATGGTACTGCGATCTTCCTCCACCAAAACCTCCACCGGTGCTTATAATAGCAGCTGGTTTGTCCGCCCAAACATTAGGTGGTCTTGAAGCCCAGTCAAGAGCATTCTTAAGTGGAGCTGGTACAATAACATGTAAGGTCAACCAACAACACATTCTTGTTTTCCAACATTAAGCAAAAGTATACAAAACTTGCCgcaaaaccaaatttcaaaagcCAACAAACAGTCAAAAAGCATAAAATCCAAGCAACAGAACATGTGAGAGTGTTTCAGTTTGAGCCTTAAGCTGGTCCGGTCCCATGAGTCATACTAAATAACCCTAATCAATGGTGTCCATAAAATCGATAAGAAATTTGAATTAACATAAGAACTGTCACAGCTCTCCACAAAATCAATGGTTATAATCAGCTTGGTTTTGATAATGATCATCAAATCCAACTAATGATACTtgataaaccaaaatcataatCCTCAGACATCTTAAGACATATGTTCTTGTAGCAAATCAAGAAACCTCTTAAGACCAAACAATAAAAGTGAAACTCACTAAAGAACTTTGCAATAAGAAGAATCTTTATTACACAAACCTGAAACAGAGAAGTTATACTCAGGAGAAGCAAACAAGATACTATCAGCTTCAAGAATCTTCTGTCGGAAAGCTTCAACAACTGGAGGATAAGTACCGTTGACTTCAAGATCCGTGTTAATTAACGGTAACGGTGATATATCTATATACTCAATTTGCAATCCCGGAACCGATTCTTTCGTCAAATCAATCGCtgccaacaaaaaaactttatcaaaacGGAACTTCGAAAATTGACGAGAATTGAGCAAGAAGGAATTATACCAGCGCGGAGGAGACCAGTATGGAAGGAGGTTTTCCGGAGAGAACCAGAGAGAGCAGCGACTCTGATAAGTGGCTTAATCGCCGTTACTGCTTCCATTTTTATGGATTAGAGAGAGTTTGAGAAAATGTTGACCGATGAAGAAAGGATGAGAGATTAGGTGAAGGAATACATAAAAAGACAGAGAGTCCACTAATTTTGGCTTTGGAGTTAATTAAACTTATTATATCCTCAAAAAAGTCTTTAACTAATAATGATTAGTGACATCACTCGCAAGcattattattaaactatACAAGAGAGCTTCGAAGGGTCTTTAGATGCAAACCATGCTTGGAGGCTTGGTTCGTATCTTATGTCTTCCTCCTTCCTAATGACCGAGAGTTTGTTTCTCATTTGTTTATCTATCCATTTGGCAAGATGTGTAGCAGGAGTCGGAATCTCGCCGTGTTTCCTTCCATTGCGCTCCCGCCAAATCGAATGATCCGTTACATGAAAGCTGTATCGGAGGAAGAAGGTATGGATTTCATTCCCTAGCTTCCTTGCCCATGATCTCTCACATGTTGTGGAGtttataacaacaaaagatgTAAAAGTATATAATTGACAACATGTACACTATTTTGATAACACACCATACTTGATGATGCTTCTTATCGTAGAGTTTTAACGCCATTTGATTATTACCACCTTCTTCTACTCATGATTTTTATCTTACACTTACGTGATGATGTACacagaaaagtttgaaacGTATAGAAATAGATAAGCTGAATAAAAGGCAAAGAGCAATATGCATAATGAAAATCATCGAATCTAAGAAACGttaattcatattttgatAACACACCATACTTGATGATGCTTCATAAGTAGAGTTTTAACACCATTGATTATTACCACCTTCTTCTAACTCATGATTTTTGTCTTACGTACACTTACGGGATGATGTACacagaaaagtttgaaacgtataaaaatatataagctGAATAAAAGGCAAACACCAATATGTAACAACACTCAATTCTTAAATGAAAATCATCGAATCTAAGAAACGTTAATTCATATGTGTAATGAAGCAATAAGACTAGAGCAAGTAATCTCCCTTGCTTGGTTCAAGAGAGGCTTAAACATATCAAGAGTTCTATTCTTAAGGTTTATCACCTTGGGTTGTGATGTTTCAAAGAGAGACTTCCACAAACAAAGTATGTTAGACTTTATCACTTCTCTCGCGAATCCATTCGCTTCTGAAACATCTTTGGCAGACCTCAACGTCTCCTCTAGCTTCTTCAGCTCTTGGTTACAGTGTTCAAAATCAGACGTTTTCACTACCTCACAAGAAgagctttctctctttccgAGAATCAATACAATGCGATCCAATTCTCTgattccaaaaacaaaactcttgcAAGACTTTACGAAAACTTCCCATTGGTTCGATTTGACATCAGCCAGATAGACACCATTCTTAGGTTTGATATATGTTTCTAACACATATAGCATAACACAATGCAACCTTCCTACCACGGGATCGGTGAAATATGTGCACTCTGCATTCGTCAATACCCAAAGACAGAACAGTAACATAGAACGTAGGTTGTCAGATAATAAGACCATTGTTTCAGCCACAAAGAGCGAGAGCTCAACTCCCAATCGTATAGCCTCATCTTTCTGCATCTCCTTCTCAATGGTACTGATGATATTCTCTTTACTGTACGGAGAATATCTAGACTGTTGTAATTTCTTGTTGTGACAGTGACGCACAACACGGTGATTCATTGACATAGATTCCATCTTTTCCGAGATGATCGAGATGTCTGAAGAATTCATCGAGGAGGGATCCAGATACAGTGAGTGATGAGAGAAGAACCCTAGATCGTAACTTTAATCTTCAATACGAAACCCTTGaatgatatcaaatctaaattCCTTGAAAGAGAAGTAACGATGCAATCGTTGTAGTGTTCTCTGAAAACCTAGCcaatcaaatctaattttctttgacAAATAATAGAGAGTATATAgcgtctatatatataattaattagaggacaagaaaaggaaataagttttttacattcataaaaaaaaaggaaattgtttttttttgccggcaagaaaaggaaataattttgttttaaattagagaaaaatacTAGTTTCTTAAATCCATTTACTATTCGATTTGggttttaattaataattaatctaATCGTCTTTGACAAGTAtataataacaagaaaaatgctTATGAAacgaaaatgaaatatttatgagGAAATTTTGTAGCTGACGATAGAAAAGCCTCCTAGATCGATGTCTTATTATCTCAAGCCAGTAGCTGATAATGCCATTAGCTACGCCgtccaaaatccaaatcatCAATGTCCGTTTTAGCGCTGAAGCGAATAAAGTATGTCAATACCTTATACGAGGCAAACAACCTAATTCTTTGTCATATTTTCGTATGAACtatgaatcttttttattttgtgtaattcttaaaaacaaaatagagttCCGATTTTTCAGGTAATGAAGTTTAAGACCCATTcgaaatttataaatttataaatttttttaagttcGAGTCAGTTAAGATATTTACATTCAAAACTGGTTCCCGTTCTAGGTAAAGTAGTCAAACTATCcgaaaaaattgtaattgCAGCAAAACTTggtaaaaaatgtatttataattGCATCTTTGGGTATGTGAGCTATTACATGTCAACatattctgtttttaatttcaaactTTATACTCCCACTCTTCGTATTAGTTGtagtttaaattatttacaaacatactaaaaaattataaaaatctcatttaatctatctttttatataaaaacatcatttattataaccaatttaaccaataaaaaatatataattaagtatAGTAggttagaaaaatttaaatacatttattatttgcataaaaagctaaaaacaacatttatcttgagaaaaaataaaaatccttaaactacatttatataaaaagagagagagtatatttatttaccgtatcttgtttttctttttatcatttattacttctttttatataaatgtagtttaacgatttttctttttatcgtGCGATTGACGCCAAAAAGCTTTCGTAGAAGTGCTCCATGGAAGCTACGGGTGGAAACTTTTTCCCACTGTCAAAATAAGGTTCCGACGAAGGTATCTCCTTAGAGGAGTAAGGTTGTTGGATTCGCCAAAGAGTATCACAAGTCCAAAACGCAGCAAATGCAGCAGGACTCGATTGGAGATTTCTTCCATTCAAATCAAGGCATAAGTCGTTCAGTTTAAGGAGGGTTGAGAGAAGAATTGATCGAACATACCGACGCGTTTTTATCCAAAAGGTTCGAGAGGGTTGGGATGCTTCGCCCATTAGTCTTGGGAAGCCATGGTTAGGCTTTCTAGAGGAAATATCAAATCTCAAAgtataaccaaataaaagagCAGATGCTTTCATCGCATCACAACATTTAAGGTTTGAGAACTATACTAATCCCCTAAGAGCACCTCTATGGGTGTAACTTAGATGTATCTTACAGACTTACACTAATATCTtagaattaaattttaaaagtaaatcaaaacagattaaaaACTAAGATTTGCTTCATATCTAAGAAGtttttatgaattaaaaacTAAGATTTGCTTCTTACATGTcatgtttcaaaattttaatttaaacaattGTGAAGATGCAAGGTTAAGAACCAATTGGTTCTTAACCATTGGGGATGGTCTAAGTTTCCAAATTAGATATGCATCTAGTGATAAACAATCATAAGGTTTCGATAATTGAATAAGCAAATCCCCTCTAGATGCATTGTTCCTAAAGCTGAATGGAGTCGACGACCATCCTTTGTcgagaaacaaagcaaagagAGACTATGCAAATTGATAGGGAAATCAGACCTGGATATGGGCCACATGGGAGATATTGGGCTTTAATGAAAGATGAGGCTCATCCAATCAAACCCTAGGGTTGATGTTGTCGGGATAAGGAAAGCGCCTCCGTCATTCTGAAGAATTGGAATGATGGGCGACTGTGAATCATATAGGGTGACCATTGCCAGCGTTTGAGCTCGTCGTGTGCCGTCGACGTTCCCAGCGGAAGAAGCACATCTGATGGTCCAAGAGATACTCCTGCCATCAACGAAAACCGgtgagaagaaaccaaaggtGGTGTTGGTGCTAGTCCAGATCTAGAGCTTTTTGATAAGTTGATGAAGTCTTGCTCTGATGTTTGAGAAGAGGAGCTGTTGGACTGTTGtgaattttcttgttttgggtTCGAAGACAGAGATGCATCCAAGATCTGAGTCAGATCGGAGCCAATAGAGCATCGATATACTCTTCCGTCACAAAGAAAACTTTCAGTGAAGAAGCTCACATAAAAAAGGAGATTTAGATATTTTGAGAGATTTGAGATAACGGAGGAAGATTCAATGAAGATAAAGCTTATATAGAACACATGAAGGTTGATGGGAGTTGATAAGTCCCGACGCCGGCAATCGGAACCACCCCCGGCGTCAGAGAGCATGGTTGTCGAGAGTGTCTCGATTTCGGTGCCTAGGAGCTTTTTAAGTCACCAagactagaaaaaaaaattcacatgtTATTTTTGTACAAATACTAAAATGTAATACTAGTTGAACtttacatatatgtttatgaagGCAAATCTTAACAAACTCAaagatttgtatatattaaaaaagtttatgaaTATTTCTTGTATTCGATAAAttataagaagaaataatataatttaaatcgATTAAAGAATCAATACCAACAGTTAGATTTATTTAGTCtatattcatttaaaattgATTAGATTGGaagtatttttattgtatataaaatCATGTATTTATAGCCTTAAACATCTCCATTAAGCCACaatatgattcttctttttcacgAGCTCATTGATTTTACTTATATAGTATATTGATGATTTCTAGTAACTAGCAGCTGAGAAGTAGCATTTGATCGCATAGATTAATTTGAACTTGTAATTcgcttgttttttttttcttaattcttatttgCATTTCTgatttgattgtgtttttcaatttgcggtatatttttattaaacgtAACGAGattgtgttgtgttttgattgaatttcttataatttgtatttttagatTTGATAAAACCATATGTTAGACCATTTATATTATTAGTCCAATACTAAAAACGCTTTTCAAGATTACattatagaaaatgaaaatatgtgACATTATAATagaataaaacattacaaaattacCAACATTCGGccccaaaaaaaagtaaaccttCCGGTATGATTACATAAAGCCATCTTATACTTCATCAAATCGTTATATCGAAACATTCAACAATTGTTGATGAATTTTCCAAAGTTAGCACAAGATTATACCACAAAATCTTTCCCCAAATCTCTCCTTGTTGTCCTCGCCTTTCCAGTGCAATTTTTATACACCAAAGCTCTGTTCCTCCATTTTTATCAAGGTTGAGCAAAATTACGAGCTTTCCGCCATGATTTGCCATTCTAGACCCAAGAGTTCCATCCATTTTTGGTATATCTTCAATACCTTTCACGAAACTCCACACCCTAACACTTGGATCATAGACACGTACTCGATAAATACGTTTTACACtgtcaaaaccaaaagtatACAACATGTTGTCAATAACGCACGAACCAACTACCCAATCTCTATCCAATAAGAAGTCCCTCTCCCATACACCTTTCTTAGGATCGAAAACAATGCCATTTCCACGATCCATTATGTAaatcttcttgttcatcaCAACACTCTTGAGCGTTATCTTGGACAACTCTTCATTACACAATCCTGAAAAAGACTCCCAAGTTTGCTTCTCGAGGTCAAAAACCTCAACCCAATTATCCAACGAATCTGCCTTATTATACCCTCCAATTACATAAATCTTCCCATCTACGATACCAAACGCCGCACAGCCACGTGGCACACGCATACTAGGAAGAAATTGAAATGTTCCATGTAGGCAATCGATAACAAACACATTAGAAGTCATATCGCCATTGATACATCCACCAAAAACATAGATCTTGTGGCCTAATTGCAATAACAGAAGATCCCCAACAAGGCAAAGACGGGCATGAAGGCAATGGAACCAATTTATGGATACAAGagttagatttatttttgtaaggTTTTTGATTGAGAGTATACCAAATAGGGTCTTCTTCATGGCTGAATCTCAAGGCAACATAGAGAACGTTTTCGGTCCGTTGAAAGAGTGAACGTACAATGTTCAGCTCGATCGAAGTGATTAAACGATTGAAAGTCTTTGAGACAAGAGATAGGGAAGGATAATCGCATCTTGGAATATATGCAAAACAGTTCACAATAATTTCATCTGGAAGCGGAAGAGATGTTGGAGATGGAATTGATCTTGCAACAGTTGGTTTCTTGACCTTTGGTGTAGGATTTGCAGCGTTGACACTAACTACAAAAGTCATATTCAATATGAGTATGAGCTATGAAAGGAAGGATGATAGAAGGAAGTTATAGAATAGCTTAATTACTTTTGAGAAATATGTTAAAAACACGATTTGATTATGTATaactattaaatataaattttatacaatttatAAAAGGTTGAACATTTATGCAGTGTTTGTGTTTCAGCCAAAGATTTCTAGTCCCAGATTCATTtatcattaattatatatattcaacaaCTATTAATAGTTACTGtgtttggatattttttaagaattcAACAAATCATGTATTGCTCATTCTTATTAAGCAATATCATAAatgttggatttgattttatgCCTACAAATAAGAATACAATACGTGGTATTTTCATGTGGAACACGCTCCAATCATCTAGAACAAGATTCGTTTTCTAAGCGCTTTCTTATGGGCCGGGTGTtctcacaaaataaaattgctCATGAGGAAATAAGAAGGAATCACTCAAAACATCTACACAATAGATGCTGGGCCGGTTCTTTGGGTGTTCTAGTGGAGCATATGTACATggtccaaaaatattttgcaaCATTTTAGGGCCTTTT from Arabidopsis thaliana chromosome 3, partial sequence includes these protein-coding regions:
- a CDS encoding Galactose oxidase/kelch repeat superfamily protein (Galactose oxidase/kelch repeat superfamily protein; FUNCTIONS IN: molecular_function unknown; INVOLVED IN: biological_process unknown; LOCATED IN: endomembrane system; CONTAINS InterPro DOMAIN/s: Galactose oxidase/kelch, beta-propeller (InterPro:IPR011043), Kelch repeat type 1 (InterPro:IPR006652), Kelch related (InterPro:IPR013089), Kelch-type beta propeller (InterPro:IPR015915); BEST Arabidopsis thaliana protein match is: Galactose oxidase/kelch repeat superfamily protein (TAIR:AT4G39240.1); Has 2635 Blast hits to 2037 proteins in 150 species: Archae - 2; Bacteria - 149; Metazoa - 1495; Fungi - 9; Plants - 874; Viruses - 34; Other Eukaryotes - 72 (source: NCBI BLink).), encoding MKKTLFGILSIKNLTKINLTLVSINWFHCLHARLCLVGDLLLLQLGHKIYVFGGCINGDMTSNVFVIDCLHGTFQFLPSMRVPRGCAAFGIVDGKIYVIGGYNKADSLDNWVEVFDLEKQTWESFSGLCNEELSKITLKSVVMNKKIYIMDRGNGIVFDPKKGVWERDFLLDRDWVVGSCVIDNMLYTFGFDSVKRIYRVRVYDPSVRVWSFVKGIEDIPKMDGTLGSRMANHGGKLVILLNLDKNGGTELWCIKIALERRGQQGEIWGKILWYNLVLTLENSSTIVECFDITI
- a CDS encoding hypothetical protein (DUF1184) (Protein of unknown function (DUF1184); CONTAINS InterPro DOMAIN/s: Protein of unknown function DUF1184 (InterPro:IPR009568); BEST Arabidopsis thaliana protein match is: Protein of unknown function (DUF1184) (TAIR:AT1G34560.1); Has 53 Blast hits to 39 proteins in 2 species: Archae - 0; Bacteria - 0; Metazoa - 0; Fungi - 0; Plants - 53; Viruses - 0; Other Eukaryotes - 0 (source: NCBI BLink).) translates to MESMSMNHRVVRHCHNKKLQQSRYSPYSKENIISTIEKEMQKDEAIRLGVELSLFVAETMVLLSDNLRSMLLFCLWVLTNAECTYFTDPVVGRLHCVMLYVLETYIKPKNGVYLADVKSNQWEVFVKSCKSFVFGIRELDRIVLILGKRESSSCEVVKTSDFEHCNQELKKLEETLRSAKDVSEANGFAREVIKSNILCLWKSLFETSQPKVINLKNRTLDMFKPLLNQAREITCSSLIASLHI
- a CDS encoding uncharacterized protein (unknown protein; BEST Arabidopsis thaliana protein match is: unknown protein (TAIR:AT4G19240.1); Has 35333 Blast hits to 34131 proteins in 2444 species: Archae - 798; Bacteria - 22429; Metazoa - 974; Fungi - 991; Plants - 531; Viruses - 0; Other Eukaryotes - 9610 (source: NCBI BLink).), which translates into the protein MLSDAGGGSDCRRRDLSTPINLHVFYISFIFIESSSVISNLSKYLNLLFYVSFFTESFLCDGRVYRCSIGSDLTQILDASLSSNPKQENSQQSNSSSSQTSEQDFINLSKSSRSGLAPTPPLVSSHRFSLMAGVSLGPSDVLLPLGTSTAHDELKRWQWSPYMIHSRPSFQFFRMTEALSLSRQHQP
- the NQR gene encoding NADPH:quinone oxidoreductase (NADPH:quinone oxidoreductase (NQR); FUNCTIONS IN: FMN reductase activity; INVOLVED IN: response to salt stress, defense response to bacterium; LOCATED IN: chloroplast stroma, chloroplast, plasma membrane; EXPRESSED IN: 22 plant structures; EXPRESSED DURING: 14 growth stages; CONTAINS InterPro DOMAIN/s: NADPH-dependent FMN reductase (InterPro:IPR005025); Has 4868 Blast hits to 4868 proteins in 1478 species: Archae - 69; Bacteria - 4415; Metazoa - 6; Fungi - 46; Plants - 72; Viruses - 0; Other Eukaryotes - 260 (source: NCBI BLink).), with protein sequence MEAVTAIKPLIRVAALSGSLRKTSFHTGLLRAAIDLTKESVPGLQIEYIDISPLPLINTDLEVNGTYPPVVEAFRQKILEADSILFASPEYNFSVSAPLKNALDWASRPPNVWADKPAAIISTGGGFGGGRSQYHLRQIGVFLDLHFINKPEFTLNAFQPPQKFDAEGNLVDEVTKERLKQVLLSLQAFTLRLQGK